The Terriglobus tenax genome contains a region encoding:
- a CDS encoding M48 family metalloprotease: MPAAQRDFLETLCRERGLKLPRLGVIYSGTPNAFAFGHHRGRASIVVTEGLLQMLTTEEANAVLAHEMGHVEHNDFIVMTLAAVAPMILYQIYAWTDRIENTRVIAWCAYAAYWVGQFLVLQINRLREYYADHYSACVTKAPAQLASALVKIAYGMVKADGEYRQSRQKGYSGDKSYAKAQHHLGRRMGLMGISSAQPGGAFGLMQAADPQLASAIMEWDLSSPWARVYQINSTHPLTAMRIRALNQYSEQNHLGSEYPMPLGKAVRWSGFPVEFFFWATPVVCGALAIWGSLRTTIFSLFHIHQPRALGALLLIACGTTWMGRIAFRYRGSFADRKIGDLLGDLGVNEMRPRAVRIQGEIIGRGIPGSFWSPDLVVRDETGFLFMLNRQSIPFARFLFGIKDADLLIGEQVTLEGWYRRGLAPYIEMSSLRAEITPAANESGSVFGKESIAASAKRVSYLRRSYSRWIQLLLAAAATGAGIVGYLGLAA; this comes from the coding sequence ATGCCCGCTGCCCAGCGCGATTTCCTCGAAACCCTGTGCCGGGAGCGTGGGCTGAAGCTGCCGCGCCTTGGTGTGATTTACAGCGGAACGCCGAACGCCTTTGCCTTCGGCCATCACCGCGGGCGTGCATCCATCGTCGTGACTGAAGGCCTGCTGCAGATGCTGACCACGGAAGAGGCCAATGCCGTGTTGGCGCACGAGATGGGCCACGTGGAACACAACGACTTTATCGTGATGACGCTGGCTGCTGTCGCGCCGATGATCCTTTACCAGATTTACGCCTGGACTGATCGGATTGAAAACACCCGCGTGATTGCCTGGTGTGCGTACGCCGCCTACTGGGTGGGTCAGTTTCTGGTGCTGCAGATCAACCGCCTGCGCGAATATTATGCCGACCATTACTCGGCCTGCGTTACCAAAGCTCCGGCACAGCTTGCTTCGGCGCTGGTCAAGATCGCCTATGGGATGGTGAAGGCCGACGGCGAATACCGGCAGTCCAGGCAGAAGGGCTATTCGGGTGACAAGTCCTATGCCAAGGCGCAACATCACCTGGGCCGCCGCATGGGGCTGATGGGAATTTCGAGTGCCCAGCCGGGAGGCGCCTTCGGCCTGATGCAGGCTGCTGACCCGCAGCTTGCATCGGCGATTATGGAGTGGGACCTTTCAAGTCCCTGGGCGCGCGTCTACCAGATCAACTCGACCCATCCGCTGACTGCGATGCGCATCCGCGCGCTGAACCAGTATTCGGAGCAAAACCACCTCGGCTCCGAGTACCCCATGCCGCTGGGAAAGGCGGTCCGCTGGTCCGGTTTTCCTGTGGAGTTCTTCTTCTGGGCAACGCCTGTGGTCTGCGGAGCACTGGCGATCTGGGGATCGCTTCGTACGACGATTTTTTCTCTGTTTCATATCCACCAGCCAAGAGCACTGGGTGCCCTGTTGTTGATTGCCTGTGGCACCACCTGGATGGGGCGCATTGCCTTCCGCTATCGCGGGAGCTTTGCAGACCGCAAGATCGGCGACCTGTTGGGAGATCTGGGAGTCAACGAGATGCGTCCGCGAGCCGTACGTATCCAGGGCGAGATCATCGGTCGCGGCATTCCGGGCAGCTTCTGGAGCCCAGACCTCGTCGTTCGCGATGAGACCGGCTTCCTGTTCATGCTCAACCGGCAGTCCATCCCCTTTGCCCGATTTCTTTTTGGTATCAAGGACGCGGACCTGCTGATCGGCGAACAGGTCACGCTTGAAGGCTGGTACCGGCGTGGACTGGCTCCGTATATCGAGATGTCGTCGCTGCGGGCGGAGATCACACCTGCCGCGAACGAGAGTGGCAGTGTCTTCGGGAAGGAATCGATCGCGGCCTCGGCAAAACGGGTGTCGTATCTGCGACGGTCCTATTCACGCTGGATCCAGTTGTTATTGGCCGCGGCGGCCACGGGAGCAGGTATTGTGGGCTATCTTGGACTGGCTGCTTGA
- a CDS encoding GGDEF domain-containing protein translates to MDMRTLLLERTCLLAFCTLLVLVNLRGHRGTRGLLWFAASNVGYLVGGVLIASRAYLPVWVAVVLANLLYSLGYAMLHRSLTAFTGARRWTWWAQCIAVALSLTLCTTFTLIVPDIRLRLAGIGLATGLQFVIAAMAVLHGRHSRLRSPVLSLASVLLFSAALNLLRPLLTLLWGTTQPYLQADDIQTTTVMLNTTIFVAIDLAYLWLIATSLRSDMQVQAMTDPLTGVMNRRSLETALESAVQRCRQTGQPLSMIMMDLDNFKTINDTLGHRAGDRALVSVTQCLRVTLRDSDTVARVGGDEFVILLPNCPRNGAHEIAERLRAAIEMKTLTMGHQSVAMKASFGVATLEQSHISAEMLLMECDRALYTAKRVGGNFVYVMS, encoded by the coding sequence ATGGACATGCGGACACTGTTGCTGGAACGGACGTGCCTGCTCGCTTTCTGCACGTTGCTGGTCCTGGTGAACCTGCGAGGACACCGCGGAACCCGTGGCCTGCTGTGGTTTGCCGCCAGCAATGTTGGCTACCTTGTCGGCGGGGTTCTGATCGCAAGCCGTGCGTATCTGCCGGTATGGGTTGCCGTGGTACTGGCCAACCTGCTCTACAGCCTTGGTTATGCCATGCTGCATCGCAGCCTGACGGCATTTACCGGCGCCCGCCGATGGACCTGGTGGGCACAATGCATAGCCGTGGCGTTGTCCCTGACGCTGTGCACAACCTTCACGCTGATTGTTCCGGATATCCGCCTGCGGCTGGCGGGCATTGGCCTTGCAACCGGTCTGCAATTCGTCATTGCGGCCATGGCTGTGTTGCATGGACGGCATTCGCGCCTGCGCAGCCCCGTGCTCAGCCTGGCTTCGGTACTGCTCTTCTCAGCTGCGCTGAACCTGCTGCGGCCCCTTCTCACGCTGCTGTGGGGCACCACGCAACCCTACCTGCAGGCCGACGATATCCAGACCACGACCGTCATGCTGAACACCACGATCTTTGTGGCGATTGACCTGGCCTATCTCTGGCTCATCGCCACCTCCCTGCGCAGCGACATGCAGGTACAGGCGATGACCGATCCGTTGACTGGCGTGATGAACCGCCGCTCGCTGGAGACCGCTCTGGAGAGTGCTGTCCAGCGCTGCCGGCAGACCGGCCAGCCGCTCTCCATGATCATGATGGACCTGGACAACTTCAAGACGATCAACGACACGCTCGGCCACCGCGCCGGCGACCGTGCCCTGGTGTCTGTAACGCAGTGCCTGCGGGTCACCCTGCGAGACTCTGACACTGTGGCCAGGGTTGGCGGCGACGAGTTCGTGATCCTGCTGCCCAACTGCCCGCGCAACGGCGCCCACGAGATCGCCGAACGTCTGCGCGCCGCCATTGAGATGAAGACCCTGACGATGGGCCACCAGAGCGTCGCCATGAAAGCCAGCTTTGGCGTTGCCACGCTGGAACAATCGCACATCAGCGCCGAGATGCTGCTGATGGAGTGCGACCGCGCGCTCTATACCGCCAAACGTGTAGGCGGCAACTTTGTATACGTAATGAGCTGA
- a CDS encoding cupin domain-containing protein yields MTAEELVTNLKLERHPEGGWFRQTYAAAAKVATPHGQRAASTAIYFLLSGNEFSALHRIQSDEVWHFYAGDTLVVSVIHPDGRHEDLYLGQSLPAGEMLQGWVPAGCWFGARLKWPGTYALVGCTVAPGFDFADFEMGSREALLRAFPQHTELIQRLTR; encoded by the coding sequence ATGACCGCCGAGGAACTGGTTACGAATCTGAAGCTGGAGCGCCATCCCGAAGGCGGGTGGTTCCGGCAGACCTACGCGGCAGCCGCGAAGGTGGCCACACCGCACGGCCAGCGTGCCGCCTCCACGGCCATCTACTTCCTGCTCAGCGGCAATGAGTTCTCGGCGCTGCATCGCATCCAGTCCGACGAGGTGTGGCACTTCTACGCCGGCGACACGCTGGTGGTCAGTGTGATTCACCCGGACGGACGCCACGAAGACCTGTACCTGGGCCAGAGCCTGCCTGCCGGAGAAATGCTGCAGGGCTGGGTTCCTGCCGGGTGCTGGTTCGGAGCACGGCTGAAGTGGCCCGGAACCTATGCGCTGGTCGGGTGCACGGTAGCTCCGGGCTTTGATTTCGCGGACTTCGAGATGGGCAGCCGGGAGGCTCTGCTACGGGCTTTTCCGCAGCATACGGAGCTGATCCAGCGGCTGACGCGATAG
- a CDS encoding DUF3536 domain-containing protein, whose protein sequence is MAKIKKTVTPPETVVTPVSPSPEEHQRYVCVHGHFYQPPRENPWLETVEVQESAHPYHDWNERITAECYSTNGASRIVNSANQIVRITNNYSRMSFNFGPTLLSWLADFAPLTYRTILDADRISADRFSGHGSAMAQVYNHIIMPLANDRDCLTQIRWGKTDFRFRFGRDPEGMWLAETAANRRVLDMLAQEGIKFTVLAPAQCARVRVMTREGDPEAEWFDTKDAKVDPTRPYLVKLDEGRTITVFFYDGPVSRAVAFEGLLNSGETFANRVVGSLPQLGEDDRRPQLAHIATDGESYGHHHRHGEMALTYAFHYIEQQGLAKLTNYGEFLEKFPPTWEAEIFDNTSWSCAHGVERWRSNCGCNTGRAGWNQEWRAPLRDALDYVRDNVNPLAEEYAKPYLKDLWAARDAYVHVVLNRSPENIHAFFHEHATRELTAEERIRMIELLELQRHTQLMYTSCGWFFDEISGIETVQIIAYAGRVLQLAYQLFGEKGKALEGNFLEILKLAKSNIAEMGDGAQVYRRWVLGMRVGLEQVGAHYAISSIFRSYPEEGSIFCYDIRRQQYRIFSSGRGKVAVGTANVRSRVTGECETVAFAVLHLGGDQNLSAAVRAFAPDEQPEFDAFTTAVSGAMAQANLPDVIRNIDSFFDNDRSLTSYSLRSLFSDEQHRILQSILTTTLSEVEESLRRIYQDHASLLHFIRQSNMPTPPALALTANFALNAAIRNAVEAEPFNSAILSALLEQALTDEIQLDSQVIGYSAGKRMHAAMEQLRDTLISEAPSLEILQLVTTMAECFRQLPFEVRFWDSQNVWNYLLDQVRNDPRLTEAWQEGYGRLGVALGIAVDELVVEEGVGKP, encoded by the coding sequence ATGGCCAAAATCAAGAAAACAGTTACCCCCCCCGAGACCGTTGTGACCCCTGTCTCGCCTTCGCCCGAGGAGCACCAGCGCTACGTCTGCGTGCATGGGCACTTTTATCAGCCACCGCGGGAGAACCCATGGCTGGAGACGGTGGAGGTGCAGGAGTCCGCACACCCGTACCACGACTGGAATGAGCGCATTACGGCCGAGTGCTACTCCACCAACGGAGCCTCGCGCATTGTGAACTCCGCCAACCAGATCGTGCGCATCACCAACAATTATTCGCGCATGAGCTTCAACTTCGGTCCAACGCTGCTGAGCTGGCTGGCCGATTTTGCGCCGCTTACCTATCGCACGATTCTGGATGCGGACCGTATCTCGGCAGATCGCTTCAGCGGCCACGGTTCGGCCATGGCGCAGGTCTACAACCACATCATCATGCCGCTGGCGAACGATCGCGACTGCCTGACGCAGATCCGCTGGGGCAAGACCGACTTCCGCTTCCGTTTTGGCCGCGACCCGGAGGGCATGTGGCTGGCGGAAACCGCCGCCAACCGTCGCGTGCTGGACATGCTGGCGCAGGAGGGCATCAAGTTCACGGTGCTGGCTCCGGCGCAGTGCGCGCGCGTCCGCGTCATGACCAGGGAGGGCGATCCCGAAGCAGAGTGGTTCGATACGAAGGACGCGAAGGTCGATCCGACACGGCCGTATCTGGTGAAGCTCGACGAAGGCCGCACCATCACGGTCTTCTTCTACGATGGGCCTGTCTCTCGCGCGGTGGCGTTTGAGGGACTGCTGAACTCCGGCGAGACCTTTGCCAACCGCGTGGTTGGTTCGCTGCCGCAGCTCGGCGAGGACGATCGCCGTCCGCAACTGGCGCATATTGCCACCGACGGTGAAAGCTACGGACATCACCACCGCCATGGCGAGATGGCGCTGACCTATGCCTTTCACTACATCGAGCAGCAGGGCCTGGCGAAGCTGACCAACTACGGGGAGTTCCTGGAGAAGTTTCCGCCGACGTGGGAAGCGGAGATCTTCGACAACACCTCCTGGAGCTGCGCGCATGGGGTGGAGCGCTGGCGCTCCAACTGCGGCTGCAACACCGGCCGCGCCGGCTGGAACCAGGAGTGGCGCGCTCCGCTGCGCGATGCGCTGGACTACGTACGCGACAACGTGAACCCGCTTGCAGAGGAGTACGCGAAGCCGTACCTGAAAGACCTGTGGGCGGCGCGCGATGCGTATGTTCACGTTGTGTTGAACCGCAGTCCGGAGAACATCCACGCCTTCTTCCACGAGCACGCCACGCGGGAGCTGACCGCCGAAGAACGCATCCGCATGATTGAACTGCTGGAACTGCAGCGCCACACGCAGCTGATGTATACCAGCTGCGGCTGGTTCTTCGATGAGATCTCCGGCATTGAGACGGTGCAGATCATCGCCTACGCAGGCCGCGTGCTGCAGCTTGCCTACCAGCTCTTCGGGGAGAAGGGGAAGGCGCTGGAAGGCAACTTCCTCGAGATCCTGAAGCTGGCCAAATCGAACATCGCGGAGATGGGCGACGGTGCGCAGGTCTACCGCCGCTGGGTGCTGGGCATGCGTGTCGGGCTGGAACAGGTGGGAGCGCACTATGCGATTTCGTCCATCTTCCGCAGCTATCCGGAAGAAGGTTCCATCTTCTGCTACGACATTCGCCGGCAGCAGTACCGTATCTTCTCCTCAGGCCGCGGTAAGGTGGCGGTGGGCACGGCCAACGTGCGTTCCCGTGTGACCGGCGAGTGCGAGACGGTGGCTTTCGCCGTGCTGCACCTGGGCGGAGACCAGAACCTCTCCGCCGCCGTGCGTGCGTTCGCGCCGGACGAGCAGCCTGAGTTCGATGCCTTTACCACGGCTGTCTCCGGGGCGATGGCGCAGGCCAACCTGCCGGATGTCATCCGCAACATCGATTCGTTCTTTGATAACGACCGTTCGTTGACCAGCTACTCGCTGCGTTCGCTGTTCTCGGATGAACAGCACCGCATCCTGCAGTCGATTCTGACGACGACGTTGTCTGAGGTGGAAGAGAGCCTGCGCCGCATCTACCAGGACCACGCCTCGCTGCTGCACTTCATCCGGCAGAGCAACATGCCCACGCCGCCCGCTCTGGCGTTGACGGCAAACTTCGCCCTCAATGCTGCCATCCGCAACGCCGTGGAGGCGGAGCCGTTCAATTCGGCGATCCTGTCAGCCCTGCTGGAACAGGCGCTGACCGACGAGATTCAACTGGACTCGCAGGTGATTGGCTACTCCGCCGGCAAACGGATGCATGCGGCTATGGAACAACTGCGCGACACGCTGATCTCAGAGGCACCTTCGCTGGAGATATTGCAGCTTGTCACCACCATGGCCGAGTGCTTCCGTCAGCTTCCCTTCGAGGTACGTTTCTGGGATAGCCAGAATGTGTGGAACTACCTTCTGGACCAGGTACGAAACGATCCGCGCCTGACAGAGGCATGGCAGGAGGGTTACGGGCGCCTGGGAGTTGCCCTGGGCATCGCCGTCGACGAACTGGTGGTGGAAGAGGGCGTCGGCAAGCCTTAG
- a CDS encoding DsbA family protein, whose amino-acid sequence MNRLHLVSSLVLLAGALGCHGQKLSPAESRRVEVLLRNKFNVPAYYDVTVGERKKSDTPGFDSLTVTFTNLEGDPSAAAAKSADFLLSTDGKTLAQLTRMDVPQDPSAIVNDGNRPSRGGPATAPVHIVIYDDLQCPFCARMHEQLFPALLERYGDKVHVVYKDFPLGQHPWAVHAAVDANCLAAQSAPAYWALVDNIHARYADVPPVKPTIDKDIKPEEALKPATDLLDKWTRDEAVKQKADLGKLNACIAGQDSSAITASVKEADALGVDATPQLFINGERLAGALPLKYVYKMIDGALLAAGVQPPPPYVEPPAAQKPAGN is encoded by the coding sequence ATGAACCGTCTTCATCTCGTTTCCAGTCTCGTCCTGCTTGCCGGCGCCCTGGGGTGCCATGGGCAGAAGCTCTCGCCGGCGGAGTCGCGCCGCGTTGAGGTGCTCCTCCGCAACAAGTTCAACGTACCTGCCTATTACGACGTGACGGTGGGTGAGCGGAAGAAGTCGGATACTCCGGGTTTCGACTCCCTGACGGTGACCTTCACCAACCTGGAAGGAGATCCGTCCGCTGCCGCCGCCAAGAGCGCTGATTTTCTGCTTTCCACCGACGGAAAGACCCTGGCGCAGCTGACGCGCATGGACGTTCCGCAGGACCCCAGCGCGATCGTCAACGACGGCAACCGCCCCTCGCGCGGCGGCCCGGCAACCGCCCCGGTGCATATCGTCATCTACGACGACCTGCAGTGCCCCTTCTGCGCCCGCATGCATGAGCAGTTGTTCCCCGCCCTGCTGGAGCGCTACGGCGACAAGGTTCATGTGGTGTACAAGGACTTCCCGCTGGGCCAGCATCCCTGGGCCGTCCACGCCGCAGTAGACGCCAACTGCCTGGCAGCGCAGTCCGCGCCCGCTTACTGGGCACTGGTGGACAACATTCACGCCCGTTATGCGGATGTACCGCCGGTCAAGCCCACCATCGACAAGGACATCAAGCCCGAGGAAGCCCTGAAGCCCGCCACCGACCTGCTGGACAAGTGGACGCGCGACGAAGCGGTAAAGCAGAAAGCCGACCTGGGTAAGTTGAATGCCTGCATCGCCGGACAGGATAGCTCCGCCATTACCGCCTCCGTTAAAGAGGCTGACGCCCTGGGTGTGGACGCAACGCCACAACTATTCATTAACGGAGAGCGGCTTGCAGGTGCGCTTCCGCTCAAGTATGTCTATAAAATGATCGATGGCGCTCTGTTGGCCGCGGGTGTTCAGCCGCCGCCACCGTACGTCGAACCGCCCGCCGCCCAGAAGCCGGCCGGCAACTAA
- a CDS encoding VOC family protein → MENPAHTLTTILPCNNLDASEAFYARLGFHQPGQPYPGYRILADGKGGHLHLTQAVEGWLVPHQSPFGLYLYTPDVDEYATRFPDEILGPTGAPEDKPWGMYEFALSDPDEHLVRMDGRPGCDKLAGRIRRASHTLILSVFYEPSSSRFQSRPACRRPGVPWAEALAGGVAPR, encoded by the coding sequence ATGGAGAACCCGGCACACACACTGACCACGATCCTGCCCTGCAACAACCTGGATGCTTCAGAGGCTTTCTACGCGCGGCTGGGGTTTCATCAACCGGGCCAGCCGTATCCGGGCTACCGCATCCTGGCCGACGGCAAAGGCGGCCATCTCCACCTGACCCAGGCCGTGGAAGGCTGGCTGGTGCCGCACCAGAGTCCCTTCGGACTCTATCTCTACACGCCCGATGTCGACGAATACGCCACACGCTTTCCGGATGAGATTCTTGGACCCACGGGAGCGCCGGAGGACAAGCCGTGGGGCATGTACGAGTTTGCGCTGTCGGACCCGGATGAACACCTGGTACGCATGGATGGCCGACCCGGCTGCGATAAGCTCGCCGGACGCATCCGCCGTGCGTCCCATACACTGATACTCAGTGTTTTCTATGAACCGTCTTCATCTCGTTTCCAGTCTCGTCCTGCTTGCCGGCGCCCTGGGGTGCCATGGGCAGAAGCTCTCGCCGGCGGAGTCGCGCCGCGTTGA
- a CDS encoding GlxA family transcriptional regulator, with product MIDITLYFPQGMFASTAIGPMEVFRHSGSLWNICHGQPAETLFRVTTASLDGGPVECDGALQIHPNASIHDITNSDLILIPSTGLALEDVAERNRDVVPWLHAWRQRGTAIAAVCSGTGLLAATGMLDGKRATTHWGLAARFRELYPQVRWTPECMVTEDDNLFCGGGVHASLDLSLYLVERFCGHEIALQSARAMLIETTRAWQAGFAIAPLKLEHTDASVHRAQEWMHANFHRGSAMEAARHAGMSERNFARRFKLATGDSPLEYQQKLRVSAAKRLLENPSLTMEEVGHAVGYGDPSFFRTVFHRYAGCSPAAYRKRLAIAS from the coding sequence ATGATTGATATCACCCTTTACTTCCCGCAAGGCATGTTTGCTTCCACGGCCATTGGGCCGATGGAGGTCTTTCGCCACAGCGGCAGTCTGTGGAACATCTGCCATGGCCAACCGGCAGAGACGCTGTTCCGCGTCACCACCGCATCGCTCGACGGCGGCCCCGTGGAATGCGATGGAGCCCTGCAGATTCACCCCAACGCATCAATCCACGACATTACAAACTCCGACCTGATCCTGATCCCCTCCACCGGCCTGGCGCTGGAGGATGTGGCCGAGCGGAACCGCGATGTTGTGCCCTGGCTGCACGCATGGCGGCAGCGCGGTACGGCCATTGCCGCTGTCTGCTCCGGCACGGGACTGCTGGCAGCCACCGGCATGCTGGACGGCAAGCGTGCCACCACGCACTGGGGACTCGCCGCCAGATTCCGCGAGCTGTACCCGCAGGTGCGCTGGACGCCGGAATGCATGGTCACCGAGGACGACAACCTGTTCTGCGGTGGAGGCGTACACGCCTCGCTGGACCTGAGCCTGTACCTGGTGGAGCGTTTCTGCGGACATGAAATTGCCCTGCAAAGCGCACGCGCCATGCTGATTGAAACCACGCGCGCCTGGCAGGCGGGCTTCGCCATCGCTCCGCTGAAGCTGGAGCACACGGACGCCAGTGTGCATCGCGCGCAGGAATGGATGCACGCGAACTTCCATCGCGGGTCTGCCATGGAAGCCGCACGTCACGCCGGCATGAGCGAGCGAAACTTCGCCCGCCGCTTCAAACTGGCTACCGGCGACTCTCCGCTGGAGTACCAGCAGAAGCTGCGCGTCTCCGCCGCCAAACGTCTGCTGGAGAACCCTTCTCTGACGATGGAAGAGGTCGGCCACGCCGTGGGCTACGGCGACCCGTCCTTCTTCCGCACCGTCTTTCATCGCTATGCCGGCTGCTCGCCTGCGGCTTACCGTAAGCGGTTGGCGATTGCGTCGTGA
- a CDS encoding ribosomal maturation YjgA family protein produces MQRVTACLLLLLLTIPVGLAVRYAPLHLPWFWSKYLGSAFWAVALYWFVAMLLPRLRPVALACIAGIAATLVELSRLVPEPHVDAFRLTLAGKLLLGRYFSIKNIVVYLLAIALTAAADSAWCFGASNRQAN; encoded by the coding sequence ATGCAACGTGTGACCGCATGCCTGCTGTTGTTGCTGCTCACCATTCCGGTGGGCCTTGCCGTGCGGTATGCGCCGCTGCATCTGCCGTGGTTCTGGAGCAAGTATCTGGGCTCCGCTTTTTGGGCGGTGGCGCTGTACTGGTTTGTGGCGATGCTGCTGCCGCGGCTGCGTCCTGTTGCCCTGGCGTGCATTGCAGGCATTGCCGCAACGCTGGTGGAGCTGTCGCGGCTGGTGCCGGAGCCGCATGTGGATGCCTTCCGGCTGACGCTGGCGGGCAAGCTGCTGTTGGGACGTTATTTCTCCATCAAAAACATCGTTGTATATCTGCTTGCGATTGCACTTACGGCTGCGGCTGACTCTGCCTGGTGTTTTGGCGCATCCAATCGTCAGGCAAACTAG
- a CDS encoding SurA N-terminal domain-containing protein, with product MPGLTKQHTLTGLLLLSLTVAGCNRQPAADVVATVNGKPIAKSDLEKYYKGQLGDQQQTPSQEQADSMRLNVLRSLIDEEILQQRAAKMNLTATNEEVDAKVAEMKAPVTEEQFNQHLKDSGLTLDDLKRDVRRSLTTEKLLNKEINSRINVTDGDVSSYYNQHKNEYNLIETQYHLAQIIVTSQPAQQPQQISNLQASKANNDGEAQKKIQALKNRLDSGEDFGTLAMNFSESPQTAPNGGDMGFFSESQLRSDTELFNSISKLKPGQVTAVIPVPEGPGSKRAVGYAIFKLVSREPAGQRSLNDPAVQQAIRQQLKDGRSQLLKNAYFEMLRDEAKVKNYFAETVFKNEAK from the coding sequence GTGCCAGGACTTACCAAGCAACATACGCTTACCGGGCTGCTTTTGTTGTCGCTGACCGTGGCTGGCTGCAATCGCCAGCCCGCTGCCGATGTGGTGGCCACCGTGAATGGCAAACCGATTGCCAAGTCGGACCTGGAGAAGTATTACAAGGGCCAGCTCGGCGATCAGCAGCAGACGCCATCGCAGGAACAGGCCGACTCCATGCGCCTGAACGTGCTTCGCAGCCTTATCGACGAGGAGATTCTGCAGCAGCGCGCCGCCAAGATGAACCTGACCGCCACCAATGAAGAGGTGGACGCGAAGGTGGCGGAGATGAAAGCCCCGGTCACCGAGGAGCAGTTCAACCAGCACCTGAAGGACTCCGGCCTGACGCTGGACGACCTGAAGCGTGATGTGCGCCGCTCCCTGACAACCGAAAAGCTGCTGAATAAGGAGATCAACTCGCGCATCAATGTCACCGATGGCGACGTCTCCAGCTACTACAACCAGCACAAGAACGAGTACAACCTGATCGAGACGCAGTACCACCTTGCGCAGATCATCGTGACCTCGCAGCCGGCCCAGCAGCCTCAGCAGATCTCAAACCTGCAGGCCAGCAAGGCGAATAACGACGGCGAGGCGCAGAAGAAGATCCAGGCGCTGAAGAACCGCCTGGACTCCGGCGAAGACTTCGGCACACTGGCCATGAACTTCTCTGAAAGCCCGCAGACGGCGCCCAATGGCGGCGACATGGGCTTCTTCTCCGAGTCGCAGCTGCGTTCGGACACGGAGCTGTTCAACTCCATCTCCAAGCTGAAGCCAGGCCAGGTGACGGCCGTCATTCCGGTGCCGGAAGGCCCGGGTTCGAAGCGCGCCGTCGGCTACGCCATCTTCAAGCTGGTATCGCGCGAACCCGCCGGCCAGCGCAGCCTGAACGACCCCGCTGTGCAGCAGGCCATCCGTCAGCAGTTGAAGGACGGCCGCTCGCAGTTGCTGAAAAACGCCTATTTTGAAATGCTGCGCGACGAAGCGAAGGTCAAAAACTACTTCGCCGAAACGGTCTTCAAGAACGAAGCCAAGTAA
- a CDS encoding DUF4242 domain-containing protein codes for MKRYVIEREIPGVGSMNEGQLCNASAQSNAALAQLGPDIQWVHSYVAADKTFCIYLAKDEAVIRRHAELSGFPATKITEITTIIDPTTATPK; via the coding sequence ATGAAGCGCTATGTCATTGAACGTGAAATTCCCGGTGTCGGTTCCATGAATGAAGGTCAGCTCTGCAACGCGTCGGCACAATCGAATGCGGCGCTGGCACAGCTTGGTCCGGACATTCAATGGGTACACTCCTATGTTGCCGCTGACAAGACCTTTTGTATCTATCTGGCAAAGGATGAAGCGGTGATTCGTCGCCATGCGGAGCTGAGCGGATTTCCCGCGACGAAGATCACGGAAATTACCACCATCATTGACCCCACAACGGCCACGCCGAAATAA
- the sseA gene encoding 3-mercaptopyruvate sulfurtransferase has translation MSLLITPQQLNSRLKDPGTIVLDATLPPVGVTPPVDTHARYLAKHIPGAAFFDIDEISDHTTTLPHMLPNEREFAKYVSFLGAGSDMTIVVYEQEGVFSAPRAWWMLKTFGAEDVVILDGGLKAWEEAGYATHSGYVTCKPAKFTPRFDAGAVVGFDELQQAIAAGETILDARSKGRFDGTAPEPRPISSGHMPGATNIPFLELTENGRFKSKDALKDLFESKGVDKKKPVITSCGSGVTAAVLAFGLELIGAKHVALYDGSWCEYAQHPEAKIEKL, from the coding sequence ATGAGCCTTCTGATTACGCCGCAGCAGTTGAACTCGCGCCTGAAAGATCCCGGCACCATCGTGCTGGATGCAACGCTTCCGCCGGTCGGTGTGACACCGCCGGTCGACACGCACGCGCGCTACCTGGCCAAGCACATTCCGGGTGCGGCTTTCTTTGACATTGACGAGATCTCAGACCACACCACTACGCTGCCGCACATGCTGCCCAACGAGCGGGAGTTTGCCAAGTATGTCTCGTTCCTCGGCGCCGGCTCGGATATGACCATCGTGGTCTATGAGCAGGAAGGCGTCTTCTCCGCGCCGCGTGCGTGGTGGATGCTGAAGACCTTCGGAGCGGAGGATGTTGTCATCCTCGATGGTGGCCTGAAGGCGTGGGAGGAGGCCGGTTACGCGACCCACTCCGGTTACGTCACCTGCAAGCCCGCAAAGTTTACGCCGCGTTTTGACGCCGGCGCCGTGGTCGGTTTTGATGAGCTGCAGCAGGCCATTGCCGCGGGAGAGACGATCCTGGACGCACGCTCGAAGGGCCGCTTTGACGGTACCGCGCCGGAGCCGCGCCCCATCTCCTCCGGCCACATGCCGGGCGCGACCAACATCCCCTTCCTTGAGCTGACGGAGAATGGCCGCTTCAAGTCCAAGGACGCGTTGAAGGACCTGTTTGAGTCTAAGGGTGTCGACAAGAAGAAGCCCGTCATCACCAGCTGCGGCTCCGGCGTGACGGCGGCGGTGCTTGCCTTCGGGCTGGAGCTGATCGGCGCCAAGCATGTGGCCCTTTATGACGGCTCGTGGTGCGAGTACGCGCAGCACCCCGAGGCGAAAATCGAGAAGCTGTAA